A single region of the Neomonachus schauinslandi chromosome 3, ASM220157v2, whole genome shotgun sequence genome encodes:
- the TEX30 gene encoding testis-expressed protein 30, whose protein sequence is MSHTEVKLKIPFGNKLLDAVCLVPNKSLTYGIILTHGASGDMNLPHLMSLASHLASHGFFCLRFTCKGLNIVHRIKAYKSVLNYLKTSGEYKLAGVFLGGRSMGSRAAASVMCHIEPDDADDFVRGLICISYPLHHPKQQHKLRDEDLYRIKDPVLFVSGSADEMCEKNLLEKVAQKMQAPNKIHWIEKANHSMAVKGRSTNDVFKEINTQILFWIQEITEMDKK, encoded by the exons ATGAGTCATACAGAG gttaaattaaaaataccttttgGAAATAAATTACTAGATGCTGTTTGTTTGGTACCTAACAAGAGCTTAACATATGGAATAATTCTTACACATGGAGCGTCAGGAGATATGAACCTTCCTCATTTGATGTCACTGGCATCCCATCTTGCATCTCATGGTTTTTTTTGCCTGAGATTTACCTGTAAAGGCCTTAATATTGTACATAGAATTAAGGCATATAAATCAGTTTTG AATTACCTAAAGACCTCAGGAGAATACAAACTGGCAGGTGTTTTCCTTGGTG gTCGTTCAATGGGCTCAAGAGCAGCTGCTTCTGTAATGTGCCATATTGAgccagatgatgctgatgattTTGTTCGAGGtctcatttgtatttcttacCCACTGCACCATCCAAAGCAGCAACATAAACTTAGAGATGAAGATCTCTATCGTATAAAAGATCCTGTATTGTTTGTGTCAGGCTCAGCAGATGAAATGTGTGAAAAG aacttGTTGGAGAAAGTGGCACAGAAAATGCAAGCTCCCAATAAAATCCACTGGATTGAGAAGGCAAATCATTCCATGGCAGTGAAAGGACGGTCAAcaaatgatgttttcaaagaaataaatacacagattttGTTTTGGATCCAGGaaatcactgaaatggacaaGAAATAA